One genomic window of Polaromonas sp. SP1 includes the following:
- a CDS encoding ABC transporter substrate-binding protein → MKVVSFSKAGGLLAALFLSLASSVASADIVLGHSGDLSGTSAALTTDYVRGMNAYFDDINKKGGIRGEKIKLVSMDDGFNPDKTAENTKALIDQNAVALVGFRGTANMLKIVPIVQAAGIAQIGNTSGAKSLRDPYVPNLFHVRASTTDEIEAAVNHAWTIGINKIAVAYQDDAFGKEGLDALNAAMQKRGAKPAAVAPVPRGTVDVAKAVDVIAAAQPQAVMLIAQAKPNAAFIKAYKAKGASAQFMVLSVSSGLHAELKEPAAGTIVSQVVPYPFTELGNAVVKEYQTVISGTADKKFSYNSMEGFLNAKLVVRALQKTPAPITRAKLISTLESFTSEDLGGFALTYSKQSNLGSRFVNLTMIRADGTFAR, encoded by the coding sequence ATGAAAGTTGTTTCTTTTTCAAAGGCCGGCGGTTTGCTGGCTGCTCTTTTTTTGAGCCTCGCCAGTTCGGTCGCATCCGCCGACATCGTGCTGGGCCATTCGGGCGATTTGTCGGGCACCAGCGCCGCGCTCACCACCGACTACGTGCGCGGCATGAACGCGTACTTTGACGACATCAATAAAAAAGGCGGCATCCGCGGCGAGAAGATCAAGCTCGTCAGCATGGACGACGGCTTTAACCCCGACAAGACTGCTGAAAACACCAAGGCCCTGATCGACCAGAACGCCGTGGCGCTGGTGGGCTTTCGCGGTACGGCCAACATGCTGAAGATCGTGCCCATCGTGCAGGCCGCCGGCATCGCCCAGATCGGCAACACCAGCGGCGCCAAGTCGCTGCGCGACCCGTATGTGCCCAACCTGTTCCATGTGCGCGCCAGCACCACCGACGAAATCGAAGCGGCCGTCAACCACGCCTGGACCATCGGCATCAACAAGATCGCCGTCGCCTACCAGGACGACGCTTTTGGCAAGGAAGGCCTTGATGCACTGAACGCCGCCATGCAAAAACGCGGCGCCAAGCCCGCCGCCGTGGCCCCGGTGCCGCGCGGCACGGTCGACGTGGCTAAGGCGGTGGACGTGATCGCCGCCGCACAGCCGCAAGCCGTGATGCTGATCGCCCAGGCCAAGCCCAATGCGGCTTTCATCAAGGCCTACAAGGCCAAGGGTGCGAGCGCACAGTTCATGGTGCTCAGCGTTTCGTCGGGCCTGCACGCCGAATTGAAAGAGCCGGCCGCCGGCACCATCGTCTCGCAAGTCGTGCCTTACCCCTTCACCGAGCTGGGCAACGCCGTCGTGAAGGAATACCAGACCGTGATCTCCGGCACTGCCGACAAGAAGTTCAGCTACAACAGCATGGAAGGTTTCCTCAACGCCAAGCTGGTGGTGCGCGCCCTGCAGAAGACGCCGGCACCCATCACGCGCGCCAAGCTCATCAGCACGCTGGAAAGCTTCACCAGTGAAGACCTGGGCGGCTTTGCGCTGACCTACAGCAAGCAGAGCAATCTGGGTTCGCGTTTCGTTAACTTGACGATGATCCGCGCAGACGGCACCTTCGCCCGCTAA
- the nth gene encoding endonuclease III, whose protein sequence is MKKEAIAPFFATLKAANPMPVTELEYTSVFELLAAVLLSAQATDVSVNKATRKLYPVANTPQAILDLGLEGLESYIRTIGLYRTKAKNLLATCEILVKQHGGQVPRTREALEALPGVGRKTANVVLNSAFGEAVMAVDTHIFRVSNRTGLAPGKNPLEVELGLLKRVPTEYLVDAHHWLILHGRYVCIARKPLCWQCAVAPWCDFEPKTPMPAA, encoded by the coding sequence ATGAAAAAAGAAGCGATCGCCCCATTCTTCGCCACGCTGAAAGCCGCCAACCCGATGCCGGTGACGGAGCTGGAATACACCAGCGTGTTCGAGCTGCTGGCTGCGGTGCTGCTCAGCGCCCAGGCCACCGACGTGAGCGTGAACAAGGCCACGCGCAAGCTCTACCCGGTGGCCAATACGCCACAGGCGATTCTTGATTTGGGACTGGAAGGGCTGGAGTCGTACATCCGCACCATCGGGCTGTACCGCACCAAGGCCAAAAACCTGCTGGCCACCTGCGAGATCCTGGTGAAGCAGCATGGCGGCCAGGTGCCGCGCACACGCGAGGCGCTGGAGGCCCTGCCCGGCGTGGGCCGCAAGACGGCCAATGTGGTGCTGAACTCGGCCTTTGGCGAAGCGGTGATGGCGGTCGACACGCACATCTTTCGCGTGAGCAACCGCACGGGTCTGGCGCCCGGCAAAAACCCGCTGGAGGTTGAGCTGGGCCTGCTCAAGCGCGTGCCCACTGAATACCTGGTGGACGCGCACCACTGGCTGATCCTGCACGGGCGCTATGTGTGCATTGCACGCAAGCCCCTGTGCTGGCAGTGTGCGGTGGCGCCCTGGTGCGACTTTGAGCCCAAGACGCCGATGCCGGCGGCTTGA
- a CDS encoding BLUF domain-containing protein — protein MVNSVAPYVASPGHVEVERVVTASICHIREGIFSQMENIRAASLQNNAIHDIRAVLLHQSGWFLHWMEGPAPSVRGLLQILAHDPRHHSPHTLHTSRGRRILPTPWSMMMSQATESAVHFGRRVMTLREQFDKGTQYAPSSVLRRLSAPMQLAQAQGLADPEAFHRVGIAAAGGNEAFGMIAWLAQRTGGTVARRRFAGEQDMDGNSEYVEFMEGNHPCRMIAVARNGLAHGLRRAFLPDWPHFVMLFCGAPKFDDAFMARMVAACEGLPVTPTLLGIAPDAATHVRMQGMAAEARLAYAAASTAQPNDCSAIWTAVHEQLQRAGEPPSSVWDVPRMVA, from the coding sequence ATGGTGAACAGCGTAGCGCCGTATGTGGCGTCCCCGGGGCATGTTGAAGTCGAGCGTGTCGTGACGGCCAGCATCTGCCACATCCGCGAAGGGATCTTCTCGCAGATGGAAAACATCCGCGCCGCCTCACTGCAAAACAACGCGATACACGACATCCGTGCGGTGCTGTTGCACCAGAGCGGCTGGTTCCTGCACTGGATGGAAGGCCCGGCGCCATCGGTGCGCGGGCTGCTGCAGATTCTGGCCCACGACCCGCGCCACCATTCACCGCATACCTTGCACACCAGCCGCGGCCGGCGCATCCTGCCCACGCCGTGGTCCATGATGATGTCGCAGGCCACCGAATCGGCTGTGCACTTCGGCCGCCGTGTGATGACGCTGCGCGAGCAGTTTGACAAAGGCACGCAATACGCGCCCTCGTCCGTGCTGCGGCGCCTGTCTGCGCCCATGCAGCTGGCGCAGGCGCAAGGCCTGGCCGACCCGGAGGCATTTCACCGCGTGGGCATCGCCGCCGCCGGCGGCAACGAAGCCTTCGGCATGATCGCGTGGCTGGCGCAGCGGACAGGGGGAACCGTGGCCAGGCGGCGTTTTGCCGGCGAGCAGGACATGGACGGCAACAGCGAGTACGTCGAGTTCATGGAAGGCAACCACCCGTGCCGCATGATCGCCGTGGCCCGCAACGGCCTGGCCCACGGCCTGCGCCGGGCCTTTTTGCCCGACTGGCCGCATTTTGTGATGCTGTTTTGCGGCGCACCCAAATTTGACGATGCATTCATGGCCCGCATGGTGGCCGCCTGCGAAGGCCTGCCGGTCACGCCCACGCTGCTCGGCATCGCGCCGGACGCCGCCACCCACGTGCGCATGCAGGGCATGGCCGCAGAAGCCCGCCTGGCGTATGCCGCAGCCAGCACCGCCCAGCCCAACGACTGCAGCGCCATCTGGACGGCCGTGCACGAACAGCTGCAGCGCGCCGGCGAGCCGCCCAGCTCGGTGTGGGACGTGCCGCGCATGGTGGCCTGA
- a CDS encoding alkaline phosphatase family protein, protein MKAHTFLRLAICTFAAVLLAACAGAPDTSASAPGSAPRPKLVVLLVVDGLPQRQVLDYRDQLAPDGFARFLERGAWFANAHYGHAFTVTAAGHATMLTGAYPHRTGIIGNDWRDPLTAEPVYCTSDTSATYIGHATQALDGTSPKNLKAETVGDVLRRADKRSKVIGISGKDRGAILPAGKTGTAYMYMGATGQFASSTHYMPAHPAWVDNFNAAKPADRYFKAEWKALLPEAAYARSVPDQQKWYGPAGGGLPALYGAPGDAAPGARFYTSLLRGPYVDAMSLDFARAAIAGEQLGQGDTPDILSVSLSGHDYVNHAFSAESRLSHDHLLQLDRMLQAFFQDLDARIGKDSYLVVLTADHGFMPSPEYNTSQGREAGRVNGGQVLARVNAGLEKRFGEGKWAAGYSGSSVLFNKTLIAQKQADANALAEETRTLLMAEPGFAAAYTRRELASGSRAGAPHFAQMQKSWHADVSGDVQYALKPGWMFGNSVATHGSPHPYDTQVPILVYGPAWVKPGRVDARVEVVDIAPTLARVLRIAPPSSAEGKPLPLPGL, encoded by the coding sequence ATGAAAGCACACACATTTTTACGACTCGCCATCTGCACTTTTGCGGCGGTGTTGCTGGCCGCTTGCGCTGGTGCGCCGGATACATCGGCCAGTGCGCCGGGCTCTGCGCCGCGCCCCAAACTGGTGGTGCTGTTGGTGGTCGACGGCCTGCCGCAGCGGCAGGTGCTGGACTACCGCGACCAGCTCGCGCCTGACGGCTTCGCGCGCTTCCTGGAACGCGGCGCCTGGTTTGCCAACGCGCACTACGGCCACGCCTTTACCGTCACAGCCGCAGGGCACGCCACCATGCTTACCGGCGCCTATCCGCACCGCACCGGCATCATCGGCAACGACTGGCGTGACCCGCTCACTGCCGAGCCGGTGTACTGCACCAGCGACACCTCGGCCACCTACATCGGCCACGCCACCCAGGCGCTGGACGGCACCAGCCCGAAAAACCTCAAGGCCGAAACCGTGGGCGACGTGCTGCGGCGCGCAGACAAGCGCTCGAAGGTGATCGGCATTTCAGGCAAAGACCGCGGCGCGATATTGCCCGCGGGCAAGACCGGCACTGCCTATATGTACATGGGCGCCACCGGGCAGTTTGCCTCCAGCACGCACTACATGCCGGCACACCCGGCCTGGGTCGACAACTTCAATGCAGCCAAGCCGGCCGACCGTTACTTCAAGGCCGAGTGGAAAGCGCTGCTGCCTGAAGCCGCGTATGCGCGCTCGGTGCCCGACCAGCAAAAATGGTACGGCCCTGCTGGGGGCGGGTTGCCGGCCTTGTACGGCGCGCCAGGCGATGCGGCGCCGGGCGCACGGTTTTACACCTCCTTGCTGCGCGGCCCGTATGTCGATGCCATGTCGCTGGACTTTGCCCGTGCGGCCATTGCCGGCGAACAGCTCGGGCAGGGCGACACGCCTGACATCCTCTCCGTCAGCCTTTCGGGCCACGACTACGTGAACCACGCCTTCAGCGCCGAGTCGCGCCTGTCGCATGACCACCTGCTGCAGCTGGACCGCATGCTGCAGGCTTTCTTCCAGGACCTGGACGCCCGCATCGGCAAAGACAGCTACCTGGTGGTGCTCACCGCCGACCACGGCTTCATGCCGTCTCCCGAATACAACACCAGCCAGGGCCGTGAGGCCGGGCGCGTCAACGGCGGCCAGGTGCTGGCGCGCGTGAACGCCGGCCTTGAGAAACGCTTTGGTGAAGGCAAATGGGCGGCAGGTTATTCAGGCTCCAGCGTGCTCTTCAACAAAACCCTGATCGCGCAAAAACAGGCAGACGCCAACGCGCTGGCCGAAGAAACCCGCACGCTGTTGATGGCCGAGCCCGGCTTTGCCGCGGCCTATACCCGTCGCGAGCTGGCCAGCGGCAGCCGCGCCGGCGCGCCGCATTTTGCGCAGATGCAAAAGTCATGGCACGCCGATGTGTCGGGCGACGTGCAGTACGCGCTCAAGCCCGGGTGGATGTTCGGCAACTCGGTGGCCACGCACGGCTCGCCGCATCCGTATGACACGCAGGTGCCCATCCTGGTGTACGGGCCCGCGTGGGTAAAGCCGGGGCGTGTGGATGCGCGCGTGGAGGTGGTGGACATCGCCCCCACGCTCGCACGCGTGCTGCGCATTGCGCCGCCTTCGTCGGCCGAAGGCAAGCCGCTGCCCTTGCCTGGCCTGTAA
- a CDS encoding ShlB/FhaC/HecB family hemolysin secretion/activation protein, which produces MPVRQHPVAPAVCLAAVGLFYPFASAQTPGGNPIDTLPVPQLPSEQKADPSITILPSQLEAQPRRSLNVTPQRFQIEGVQSIDFDEVAGLFKPLAGQTVTVARIAEVSREVTALYKQRGYALSFAFVPEQDFKDGVVRIVAVEGYVATVKIEGDPGLAEAKLREIAVHLQQDRPLRLASFERYTQLMAQMPGLRVEASATPPATTDGAGTLLLKVVRQPYLVALATDVRGSRPRVVATGVLNDPFTGGSRLTASTLIGALKGEHFGAASYSQVVGSEGLTLKAEMSIYRGNPDAALDTPPLIQRETDYKRLELSAQYPLILTRSESLYLSGGIYGVGNADNYANPANGVMLTDEVNVRAVYAQASYTHADDNQAQSLSLRLTHGLTSLGAGSSIRANVPGPLPTNPARLDFTRLLVEGSQRNRWGKNWGTAVTALAQYTPHSLPSTERVSFGSSKFARAYAAGEVSGDSGWGIGLEVNRSFALDTPYLRQVSPYVLLEGARVTTKTGTFSPSKLWSASLGVRISDNKYYSLDVAASKPLGDASPSNPDRKIRLSALVSYNFGQP; this is translated from the coding sequence ATGCCCGTACGGCAACACCCCGTTGCCCCCGCCGTCTGCCTGGCAGCGGTGGGGCTTTTTTACCCCTTCGCTTCGGCCCAGACGCCTGGCGGCAACCCGATCGACACCTTGCCCGTGCCGCAGTTGCCGAGTGAGCAAAAGGCCGACCCCAGCATCACCATCCTGCCTTCGCAACTGGAGGCGCAGCCCCGCCGCAGCCTGAACGTCACACCGCAACGCTTCCAGATCGAAGGCGTGCAGTCCATTGACTTTGACGAGGTTGCCGGGCTCTTCAAGCCGCTGGCGGGCCAGACCGTCACCGTCGCGCGGATTGCCGAGGTCAGCCGTGAAGTCACCGCGCTCTACAAGCAACGCGGCTATGCCCTGTCGTTTGCCTTTGTACCGGAGCAGGACTTCAAGGACGGCGTGGTCCGCATCGTGGCGGTCGAAGGCTATGTGGCCACGGTGAAGATCGAGGGCGACCCCGGCCTGGCCGAAGCCAAGCTGCGCGAGATTGCCGTTCACCTGCAGCAAGACAGGCCGCTGCGCCTGGCCAGCTTTGAACGCTACACCCAGCTGATGGCGCAAATGCCCGGCCTGCGGGTGGAGGCCAGCGCGACGCCGCCCGCCACCACCGACGGCGCAGGCACGCTGCTGCTGAAAGTTGTGCGGCAGCCCTACCTGGTGGCGCTGGCCACCGACGTGCGCGGATCCCGGCCGCGCGTCGTGGCCACCGGCGTCCTCAACGACCCGTTCACCGGAGGCAGCCGGCTCACCGCCTCGACGCTGATAGGCGCGCTCAAGGGTGAGCACTTCGGCGCCGCCAGCTATTCGCAGGTGGTCGGCAGTGAGGGCCTCACGCTCAAGGCGGAGATGTCGATCTACCGCGGCAACCCCGACGCGGCGCTGGACACGCCGCCGCTGATCCAGCGCGAGACCGACTACAAGCGGCTCGAGTTGTCGGCGCAATACCCGTTGATACTGACCCGCAGTGAGAGCCTGTACCTGAGCGGCGGAATTTACGGCGTGGGCAACGCGGACAACTACGCCAACCCCGCCAACGGCGTGATGCTGACGGACGAGGTCAATGTGCGTGCCGTGTATGCCCAGGCCAGCTACACCCACGCTGATGACAACCAGGCCCAAAGCCTTTCGCTGCGCCTGACGCACGGGCTGACATCGCTGGGTGCGGGCAGCAGCATTCGTGCGAATGTGCCCGGCCCCCTTCCCACCAATCCGGCGCGGCTGGACTTCACACGCCTGCTGGTGGAGGGCAGCCAGCGCAACCGCTGGGGCAAGAACTGGGGCACGGCCGTGACCGCCCTGGCGCAGTACACCCCCCACTCGCTGCCGAGTACGGAGCGCGTGTCCTTCGGCAGCAGCAAGTTTGCCCGCGCCTATGCCGCCGGTGAAGTGTCGGGCGATTCGGGCTGGGGTATCGGCCTGGAGGTCAACCGCAGCTTTGCGCTGGACACCCCCTACCTGCGGCAGGTGAGCCCCTATGTGCTGCTGGAAGGTGCGCGTGTTACGACCAAAACCGGAACCTTCAGCCCCTCAAAGCTGTGGTCGGCCAGCCTGGGCGTGCGCATCTCGGACAACAAGTACTACTCACTGGATGTCGCCGCGTCCAAGCCGCTGGGCGATGCCTCGCCGTCCAACCCCGACCGCAAGATCAGGTTGAGCGCACTGGTGAGCTACAACTTCGGCCAGCCCTGA